A stretch of Lysinibacillus agricola DNA encodes these proteins:
- a CDS encoding MFS transporter, whose amino-acid sequence MNKQIENFNNPVYPIMIAIAVAHLINDTMQAVIPAMFPILKSDLGLTFTQIGLISFALNMFASALQPVVGFLSDKKPMPYALPIGMISSFIGIAIIAFTSQYWIIIIAVLFLGFGSAIFHPEGSRVSFMAAGSKRGLAQSIYQVGGNSGQALAPLISAYIFAIFGQRGAAMVLVVAAIGILLLSKIATWYKKQLEQERIAKKKRVLVSNLPPLTKKQVGIALTLLFTIIFARSFYTTNITSFYVFYLMDHYEISLKLGQILIFTFMAFGVVGTFFGGSLSDRIGRKNVILLSVVVPMPFCLALPYVPLWTAMIFLVIIGTLIMISFSVTVVYAQELVPTKIGTMAGLTTGFAFGMGAIGAMVIGVLMDHRGIDFTMMVVSLLPLLLLVAFFLPKDKPASAV is encoded by the coding sequence ATGAATAAACAAATAGAAAATTTTAATAACCCGGTCTATCCAATTATGATTGCAATAGCTGTTGCCCATCTTATCAACGATACGATGCAAGCAGTTATTCCAGCGATGTTCCCAATATTGAAGAGTGATTTAGGATTAACCTTCACACAAATAGGTCTCATTTCGTTTGCATTAAATATGTTTGCTTCTGCTTTGCAGCCCGTTGTTGGTTTTCTTAGCGATAAAAAGCCAATGCCCTATGCTTTGCCAATTGGAATGATTAGTTCATTCATAGGCATTGCCATTATAGCGTTCACATCACAATATTGGATAATTATTATTGCGGTATTATTTTTAGGATTTGGTTCAGCTATTTTTCATCCTGAGGGCTCACGTGTTTCATTTATGGCAGCAGGCTCAAAAAGAGGACTTGCTCAATCGATTTATCAAGTTGGAGGTAACTCTGGGCAAGCACTCGCACCATTAATTAGTGCTTATATTTTCGCTATCTTTGGGCAACGTGGTGCAGCAATGGTCTTAGTAGTGGCTGCAATAGGTATTCTACTATTGAGTAAAATTGCAACGTGGTATAAAAAGCAGTTGGAGCAAGAACGTATTGCAAAGAAAAAACGAGTATTAGTTTCTAACTTGCCTCCATTAACAAAGAAACAAGTAGGCATTGCGTTGACGTTACTATTTACTATTATTTTTGCGAGATCATTTTATACAACTAATATTACAAGTTTTTATGTGTTTTATTTAATGGATCATTATGAAATTAGTCTTAAACTTGGTCAAATTTTAATATTCACCTTTATGGCATTTGGCGTCGTTGGCACATTTTTTGGAGGTTCATTATCAGATCGAATTGGTAGAAAAAACGTTATTTTACTATCCGTTGTTGTACCGATGCCATTTTGTTTAGCATTGCCTTATGTACCGTTATGGACAGCAATGATATTTTTAGTGATTATCGGTACGCTAATTATGATTAGCTTCTCGGTAACAGTGGTCTACGCACAGGAGCTTGTCCCGACAAAAATTGGTACAATGGCTGGTTTAACGACTGGCTTTGCTTTCGGAATGGGTGCAATTGGTGCGATGGTAATAGGTGTATTAATGGATCATAGGGGCATCGATTTTACGATGATGGTCGTCTCTTTGTTACCATTATTATTACTAGTAGCATTTTTCTTACCTAAGGATAAACCAGCATCTGCGGTGTAA
- a CDS encoding histidine kinase, which produces MKHVKGRLDESILVCVYYGLNGERLIRRGHKMATMLDCPLYILSVDSQPLDAFDAEKSSYIEQWKKLSDELEIEKFILLDDEKRPIQKVIAEVAKNYGISQIIVGQSAQSRWEEITKGSFLNVLLKEVPFVDFHIVAVQRPTDDDDANDTYEKGVRAYLIKQHEDFKVAFTCPKYVSIEGIFFKEIGTDFDNGIFKFTYNDKMHEVHISEGHVLDKDKLPAEFLSPLRQ; this is translated from the coding sequence ATGAAGCATGTGAAAGGGCGTTTGGATGAAAGTATTTTAGTTTGTGTCTACTATGGACTTAACGGTGAGCGTTTAATACGACGTGGTCATAAAATGGCTACAATGTTAGATTGTCCACTATATATTCTTTCGGTCGATTCGCAACCCCTTGATGCATTTGATGCAGAGAAATCTAGCTACATCGAGCAATGGAAAAAGCTATCTGATGAACTTGAAATTGAAAAGTTCATACTACTAGATGATGAAAAGCGCCCAATACAAAAAGTTATTGCAGAAGTGGCAAAAAATTACGGAATTTCCCAAATCATCGTAGGCCAAAGTGCACAGAGTCGCTGGGAGGAAATTACAAAAGGCTCATTCCTAAACGTCTTATTAAAAGAGGTACCTTTTGTAGATTTTCACATCGTAGCTGTCCAACGTCCAACTGACGATGATGATGCAAACGATACATATGAAAAAGGTGTACGTGCTTATTTAATCAAACAACATGAAGATTTTAAGGTAGCATTTACATGTCCTAAATACGTATCCATTGAAGGTATATTTTTCAAAGAAATTGGCACTGATTTTGATAATGGCATTTTCAAATTCACCTACAACGATAAAATGCATGAAGTCCATATATCAGAGGGTCATGTATTAGATAAGGACAAACTACCAGCTGAATTTCTATCACCATTACGTCAATAA
- a CDS encoding Na+/H+ antiporter subunit A: MVTVLIAILLPFVCAALIPLLYRQLRRVAHLGWFVLSVPFILFLLLARYIPQIAGGKTFIHTYEWIPSFDINFTTYLDGLSMIFGLLITGVGSLVILYSIFYLSTKESLHHFYCYLLLFMGAMLGVVFSDNLMVLYTFWELTSVSSFLLIAFWHHRKASRAGARKAMTITVFGGLSMLAGFLMLHVASDTFSIREIVANVEVIRDHTLFIPALILILIGAFTKSAQFPFHIWLPDAMEAPTPVSAYLHSATMVKAGIYLVARFSPIFGGEAVWFWLVSVVGLVTLFWGSFNAVRQTDLKALLAFSTVSQLGLIMSLFGLGSVGHYYGYAENTVFYTQASFAALFHLINHSTFKGALFMMVGIVDHEVGTRDIRRLGGLMALMPVTFTIAVIGGFSMAGLPPFNGFLSKEMFFTAVLAIRDVEAFSISDVGLLFPIVAWVASIFTFVYSVILISRTFFGKLQPDKVDKKPHEAPLGMLLSPIILCVFVVGIFFFPNVLGHYILEPAMASIYPTFPLTSELTPHIHAWHGINAEVLMTLGVIIIGTILFKTLKRWKPLYRIFPQRYTFNTYYNRMIEFSENSSAKLTNRYMTGNLTHYFIYIYVFFVALIAGYFIWSDAIAFDFAKDSTIESYELILVFVMMFAAVWMIFAKGRVTAMLLNGVLGYSIAFFFVIFRAPDLALTQLVVESVTTALFLLCFKYLPDLMPEASHKKVQWSKAVISIFVGATVTLIGLAVVHFDRFEPVATYFNDSYELAGGSNIVNTILGDFRAFDTMLEVVVLLIAGLGVYALTKLKPRKEETDHEN, from the coding sequence TTGGTTACAGTTCTCATTGCGATACTTTTACCATTTGTTTGTGCTGCGCTTATTCCACTACTTTATAGGCAACTAAGGCGTGTTGCACATCTTGGCTGGTTTGTTTTATCCGTTCCATTCATCTTGTTTCTTTTACTCGCGCGCTACATTCCTCAAATAGCCGGGGGTAAAACGTTTATTCATACATATGAGTGGATTCCCTCTTTTGATATAAATTTCACAACTTACCTCGACGGACTCAGTATGATTTTTGGTTTGCTGATTACGGGTGTAGGTAGTTTAGTCATTTTATATTCTATTTTTTATTTATCAACGAAAGAATCTCTTCATCATTTTTACTGCTATTTATTACTATTCATGGGCGCTATGCTTGGCGTCGTCTTTTCAGATAATTTAATGGTATTATACACATTTTGGGAGCTAACAAGTGTGTCATCATTCCTGTTAATTGCATTTTGGCATCATCGAAAAGCATCTCGCGCTGGTGCAAGAAAAGCCATGACCATTACCGTTTTCGGTGGCCTTTCAATGCTTGCAGGATTTCTAATGCTTCATGTGGCATCAGATACATTTAGTATTCGTGAAATCGTAGCCAATGTAGAGGTTATACGTGATCATACACTGTTTATCCCAGCGTTAATTCTTATTCTAATCGGTGCATTTACAAAATCTGCACAGTTTCCTTTCCATATTTGGTTACCAGATGCGATGGAGGCGCCAACACCAGTCAGTGCATATTTACACTCGGCAACAATGGTAAAGGCCGGTATATATTTAGTTGCACGTTTTTCCCCAATATTTGGAGGAGAGGCTGTCTGGTTCTGGCTGGTAAGTGTCGTTGGCCTTGTAACGTTGTTCTGGGGTTCGTTTAATGCTGTGCGTCAAACGGATTTAAAGGCGTTGCTGGCCTTTTCAACGGTTAGTCAGCTTGGTTTGATTATGAGTTTATTTGGGCTAGGGTCAGTCGGTCATTATTACGGTTATGCTGAAAATACCGTTTTTTATACGCAGGCAAGCTTTGCAGCGTTGTTTCATCTCATTAATCACTCCACGTTTAAAGGTGCCCTGTTCATGATGGTCGGTATTGTCGATCATGAAGTGGGAACACGAGATATTCGCCGTCTCGGAGGTTTAATGGCCTTGATGCCTGTAACTTTCACCATTGCAGTTATAGGCGGGTTTTCTATGGCTGGATTACCTCCGTTTAATGGCTTCTTAAGTAAAGAAATGTTTTTCACTGCGGTACTAGCTATTCGCGATGTAGAGGCGTTTTCAATTTCTGATGTGGGATTGCTATTTCCAATAGTGGCGTGGGTGGCAAGTATTTTTACATTTGTTTACAGTGTGATTTTAATAAGTCGAACGTTTTTCGGAAAACTACAGCCAGATAAGGTGGATAAAAAACCGCATGAAGCTCCTTTAGGCATGCTACTTTCGCCAATCATACTGTGCGTTTTCGTAGTTGGGATTTTCTTCTTCCCAAATGTGCTAGGACATTATATTTTAGAACCTGCTATGGCGAGTATTTATCCAACATTCCCATTAACTAGTGAATTAACACCACATATTCATGCGTGGCATGGCATTAATGCAGAAGTGTTAATGACTCTTGGAGTAATTATTATTGGAACGATCTTATTTAAAACGTTAAAAAGATGGAAGCCTTTGTATCGGATATTCCCTCAAAGATATACCTTTAATACGTATTACAATCGTATGATTGAGTTTAGTGAAAATAGTTCTGCAAAACTTACTAATCGCTATATGACAGGTAATTTAACACATTATTTCATCTATATATATGTATTCTTTGTTGCTTTAATTGCAGGATATTTTATTTGGTCGGATGCAATTGCATTTGATTTTGCGAAGGATTCCACAATTGAGTCCTATGAGCTCATTTTAGTATTTGTGATGATGTTCGCAGCTGTATGGATGATTTTCGCCAAAGGACGAGTAACGGCAATGCTGTTGAATGGCGTGCTTGGCTATTCAATTGCCTTTTTCTTTGTTATTTTCCGTGCTCCTGATTTAGCGTTGACCCAATTAGTTGTTGAATCTGTAACAACGGCTTTATTCCTTCTATGCTTTAAATATTTACCTGATTTAATGCCTGAAGCCTCCCATAAAAAAGTGCAATGGTCTAAGGCGGTTATATCCATTTTCGTTGGTGCCACAGTTACATTAATTGGCTTAGCGGTTGTCCATTTCGATCGCTTTGAGCCAGTGGCCACTTATTTTAATGATTCCTACGAACTAGCGGGTGGTTCAAATATTGTAAACACAATATTAGGCGATTTCCGTGCATTTGATACGATGCTAGAAGTTGTCGTTCTTCTGATTGCTGGCTTAGGGGTGTATGCACTAACGAAGCTGAAGCCGCGAAAGGAGGAGACGGACCATGAAAATTAA
- a CDS encoding Na(+)/H(+) antiporter subunit B — translation MKINDVILRTVTKTIVFIILTLGIYLFFAGHHAPGGGFIGGLVLASGIVLLYLAYDIETVHKGIPFDFKKVAALGVLLATGTAIGSLFLDVPFLTQAHSYINVPIFGKMGFSTVTIFEAGVALTVVGVVVTIILSISEDE, via the coding sequence ATGAAAATTAATGACGTCATTTTACGTACTGTCACAAAGACAATCGTATTCATTATTTTAACCCTTGGTATTTATCTATTCTTTGCAGGGCATCATGCTCCAGGTGGAGGTTTTATAGGTGGTCTCGTGCTAGCCTCTGGCATTGTTCTACTGTATTTAGCGTATGACATTGAAACAGTGCATAAAGGGATACCATTTGATTTTAAAAAAGTTGCAGCGCTCGGAGTATTACTTGCAACAGGCACAGCTATCGGCTCATTATTTTTGGATGTACCGTTTTTAACGCAGGCACATAGTTATATAAATGTACCGATATTCGGGAAAATGGGTTTTTCGACTGTAACGATTTTTGAAGCTGGCGTAGCTTTAACTGTTGTAGGTGTTGTGGTCACAATTATTTTAAGTATAAGTGAGGATGAGTAG
- a CDS encoding Na(+)/H(+) antiporter subunit C, translating to MESLILVLVGVLVAVGTYLILSKQLLRVILGTAVLSHAAHLLILTMGGLKKGNVPLLEESEGPYTDALPQALILTAIVISFAVTAFVLVLGYRAYKTNGSANFDELRGTPDE from the coding sequence ATGGAGTCTTTAATACTAGTTTTAGTTGGTGTATTAGTAGCTGTTGGGACGTACTTAATCCTCTCGAAACAGTTATTACGTGTGATTCTAGGAACTGCGGTATTATCGCATGCGGCGCATTTACTGATTTTAACGATGGGTGGACTGAAAAAAGGGAACGTGCCACTCTTAGAAGAATCGGAAGGTCCTTACACAGATGCTCTACCGCAAGCATTAATTTTAACTGCGATCGTGATTAGCTTTGCAGTGACGGCGTTCGTGCTTGTTCTCGGTTACCGAGCTTATAAAACTAACGGTTCGGCTAATTTTGATGAATTGAGAGGTACGCCGGATGAGTAA
- a CDS encoding Na+/H+ antiporter subunit D translates to MSNLIVLPLIVPVITAILLVFLRENVFLQRIISLLTLSFVVLISVILLLEIQEQGVMRIDFSGWAPPFGILFVADSFAVLLVLTANIVAVICLLYAIFTIGKSFEKMYFYPFVLLMVAGVNGSFLTGDIFNLFVCFEVMLLASYALISLGGEKVQLREALKYVLINIVASWIFLVALAFLYGTVGTLNMAHISVRVMELGADPLITTVALIFLIVFSLKAGLLLFFWLPGSYSVPPTAIAALFAALLTKVGIYALVRTFTLLFPNNTEVTHMALGVMAGLTIIAGCMGALAGRDVRTIASYNVLIGVGFIVAGLAIGTESALQGVTYYLMHDMVAKAMLFLAVGTMIYVTGETVIDKMSGLIRNYPLFGWLFFIVMCSLAGIPPLSGFLGKVLIGQGAIEGGNFVLLGLGFLSSLIVLYSLLRIFLSSFFGETIISLEDEKPLPKRMVLPLALLAACTIGLGIGAEWMAPYVTDAAETLYTPSIYIDAVLDGTTWQGEVNK, encoded by the coding sequence ATGAGTAATTTGATTGTTTTACCATTAATAGTGCCGGTTATTACGGCGATTTTACTTGTGTTTTTACGTGAAAATGTTTTTTTGCAGCGCATCATTAGTTTATTGACATTAAGCTTTGTTGTCCTTATTAGTGTCATTTTATTGCTAGAGATTCAGGAACAAGGCGTGATGCGTATTGATTTTAGTGGCTGGGCACCGCCATTCGGCATTTTATTTGTTGCTGATTCATTCGCAGTCCTACTTGTGTTAACAGCAAATATTGTTGCAGTCATTTGTTTGTTATATGCCATTTTCACAATCGGTAAGAGCTTTGAAAAGATGTATTTTTACCCGTTTGTCCTACTTATGGTAGCGGGAGTTAACGGTTCATTTTTAACAGGGGATATTTTTAACCTGTTTGTGTGCTTTGAGGTTATGTTACTTGCTTCTTATGCACTTATTAGTTTAGGTGGCGAGAAAGTTCAGCTGCGCGAGGCGTTAAAATATGTACTCATCAATATTGTTGCATCTTGGATTTTCCTAGTGGCATTAGCTTTTTTATATGGAACCGTTGGAACGTTGAATATGGCACATATTTCTGTCCGCGTGATGGAGCTAGGAGCTGACCCACTGATCACGACTGTGGCTCTTATTTTCTTAATTGTCTTTAGCTTGAAGGCTGGCCTATTATTATTCTTCTGGCTTCCAGGCTCATACAGTGTACCTCCAACAGCTATAGCAGCACTTTTTGCAGCATTATTAACAAAGGTTGGAATTTATGCGCTCGTCCGCACCTTTACATTACTTTTCCCAAATAATACGGAAGTGACACATATGGCACTTGGAGTCATGGCAGGGCTTACGATTATTGCTGGATGTATGGGAGCACTGGCAGGACGGGATGTAAGAACAATTGCCTCTTATAACGTCCTTATTGGTGTTGGATTTATAGTAGCTGGTCTTGCCATCGGTACTGAGTCTGCCTTACAGGGCGTAACCTACTATTTGATGCATGATATGGTAGCTAAGGCCATGTTGTTTTTAGCAGTTGGGACGATGATTTATGTTACTGGTGAAACGGTTATCGATAAAATGAGTGGGCTTATTCGAAATTATCCTCTTTTTGGCTGGTTATTCTTTATTGTCATGTGTTCACTTGCAGGTATACCACCATTAAGTGGCTTTTTGGGTAAGGTTTTAATTGGACAAGGAGCTATAGAGGGCGGAAATTTTGTTCTACTAGGACTAGGGTTTTTATCTAGTTTAATTGTTTTGTATTCCCTATTACGAATATTTCTCTCGTCATTCTTTGGGGAAACAATTATTAGTCTAGAGGATGAAAAGCCGTTACCAAAGCGTATGGTATTGCCACTAGCATTGTTAGCAGCTTGTACAATTGGTTTAGGAATTGGAGCTGAATGGATGGCTCCATATGTAACAGACGCAGCAGAAACGCTCTACACACCATCGATCTATATTGATGCAGTGCTGGATGGCACAACATGGCAAGGTGAGGTGAATAAATAA
- a CDS encoding Na+/H+ antiporter subunit E has protein sequence MAMQFILNLFIATLWLLLQDEVIPQFSTFLMGFIVGIGILYAMHRFYGTQFYLRRVFSIIKLLWLFNWELLLSSYSVLRQITTPKLNITPGIFTYKTALKGDWEVTVLALLLTLTPGSVVMEVSEEGDVFYIHAMDIEQSKEAVIRSIGKFEQAIMEVTR, from the coding sequence ATGGCGATGCAATTTATCTTAAATTTATTTATCGCAACACTTTGGTTATTGTTACAGGATGAAGTTATTCCGCAGTTTTCGACATTTTTAATGGGTTTTATCGTCGGTATAGGGATTTTATATGCTATGCATCGCTTTTATGGCACACAATTTTATTTGCGACGTGTGTTTTCAATCATTAAATTATTATGGCTCTTTAATTGGGAGCTACTATTATCGAGTTACAGCGTGTTAAGACAAATTACTACTCCGAAGCTCAATATTACTCCTGGTATATTTACGTATAAAACAGCACTCAAGGGAGATTGGGAAGTAACAGTGCTTGCGTTGTTGCTCACACTTACTCCAGGTTCAGTAGTAATGGAGGTTTCTGAAGAGGGAGATGTGTTTTATATTCATGCGATGGATATTGAACAGTCGAAAGAAGCTGTCATTCGTTCAATAGGAAAATTTGAACAAGCGATCATGGAGGTGACACGTTAA
- a CDS encoding Na(+)/H(+) antiporter subunit F1, translated as MIEKILLLALALFSVSIALSLFRVIRGPSLPDRAIALDTIGINLLSAIAIVSIILKTKAYLEAILILGILAFIGTIAFTKYIERGVIVERKSND; from the coding sequence ATGATTGAAAAAATTTTACTATTGGCTCTCGCATTATTCAGTGTATCTATTGCATTGTCGTTATTTCGTGTTATTCGGGGTCCTTCTTTGCCTGACCGTGCCATAGCACTTGATACAATAGGTATTAATTTACTTTCAGCAATCGCTATCGTTTCAATTATATTGAAGACTAAGGCGTATTTAGAAGCCATTTTAATATTAGGTATTTTAGCTTTTATCGGCACGATTGCGTTTACGAAATATATTGAAAGAGGTGTGATTGTTGAACGTAAATCAAATGATTGA
- a CDS encoding Na+/H+ antiporter subunit G, protein MNVNQMIEWAAVILILIGSIVSVISAFGMIRLPDVYTRSHAATKSSTLSVLTCLLGAFIYFWVHDGYVSVRLILGITFVFVTAPVAGHLICRAAYRSRVPLAEGSGEDELKEKLFADEK, encoded by the coding sequence TTGAACGTAAATCAAATGATTGAATGGGCGGCAGTCATACTCATTTTGATTGGCTCCATTGTAAGTGTTATTAGTGCATTTGGAATGATTCGTTTACCTGACGTATACACGCGTTCACATGCTGCAACGAAAAGTTCAACATTGTCGGTCTTAACATGTCTATTAGGCGCATTTATTTACTTTTGGGTGCATGATGGCTATGTTAGTGTACGTTTAATTTTAGGAATTACCTTCGTCTTTGTAACGGCTCCTGTGGCAGGGCATTTAATATGTCGTGCAGCGTATCGCTCCCGCGTGCCTTTAGCAGAAGGATCAGGGGAAGATGAGCTGAAGGAAAAGCTATTTGCAGATGAAAAATAA
- a CDS encoding transporter substrate-binding domain-containing protein: MKNKFFTLMLVLVIGVLAACGAKDDKASDKNSNADEGTEQKQVLKVGTSADYAPFEYVDAAKGEEIIGFDIDLIKLVGEKIDVEMQFQDMDFNSLVPAIQAGKVDIVISGMSPNKEREEVVDFSDKYNQTEQVIIVKKDSGIKKEADLDGKKIGVQTASIQENLGNDIAKKVDAKVEGRTRIPEIIQDMMSKRLDAGILEGGVAKGYLKTNDKLVAFPVEEQPEDFKAIAIPKGSDLKDKINKALKELADEGKIQELEEKWLEKVE; encoded by the coding sequence ATGAAGAACAAGTTTTTCACGCTCATGCTCGTTCTAGTAATTGGTGTACTAGCAGCATGTGGCGCAAAAGATGATAAAGCAAGCGATAAAAATTCAAATGCTGACGAAGGCACTGAACAAAAGCAAGTATTAAAAGTAGGTACTTCAGCTGATTATGCACCATTCGAGTATGTTGATGCTGCAAAAGGTGAAGAAATTATTGGCTTTGATATTGATTTAATTAAATTAGTTGGTGAAAAAATTGATGTAGAAATGCAATTTCAAGATATGGACTTCAATAGCCTAGTGCCAGCTATACAAGCAGGTAAAGTTGATATTGTTATTTCTGGTATGTCACCGAACAAAGAACGCGAAGAAGTTGTAGACTTCTCTGATAAATATAATCAAACGGAGCAAGTGATTATTGTCAAAAAGGATAGCGGTATTAAAAAAGAGGCTGATTTAGATGGTAAAAAAATCGGTGTGCAAACAGCTTCTATCCAAGAAAATTTAGGTAATGATATTGCTAAAAAAGTAGATGCAAAGGTTGAAGGACGTACACGAATTCCTGAAATTATCCAAGACATGATGTCTAAACGTTTAGATGCTGGAATTTTAGAGGGTGGCGTGGCGAAAGGTTATCTGAAAACAAACGATAAATTAGTAGCGTTCCCAGTCGAAGAGCAACCTGAAGACTTCAAAGCAATCGCTATTCCAAAAGGTAGCGATCTTAAAGATAAAATTAACAAAGCATTAAAAGAATTAGCTGATGAAGGTAAAATTCAAGAGCTAGAAGAAAAATGGTTAGAAAAAGTTGAATAA
- a CDS encoding amino acid ABC transporter permease, with protein MNLDFTAIIPSIPYILKGIGVTLQIAIGASIIGFIVGILLALCKIGKVNVLRWFADFYTSIFRGTPLVLQLLIIYYAVPQLLDIQIEPIPTAIIAFGLNSGAYISEIIRAGINAVDKGQMEAAQALGIPYAKMMKDIIIPQAVKNILPSLVNEFITLNKETAVVTVISALDIMRRAYIVGGSTYRYLEPLLFAGVIYYIMTLVLTFLGKRIEKGMRKSD; from the coding sequence GTGAATTTAGATTTTACAGCTATCATTCCCTCTATTCCTTATATATTAAAAGGGATAGGTGTTACACTTCAAATTGCAATCGGTGCATCCATCATCGGTTTTATAGTTGGTATATTATTAGCATTATGTAAGATTGGTAAAGTGAATGTTTTGCGTTGGTTTGCAGATTTTTATACATCGATTTTCCGTGGTACACCGCTCGTACTACAATTATTGATTATTTACTATGCCGTCCCACAGTTATTAGATATTCAAATTGAACCAATTCCAACGGCTATCATTGCATTCGGGTTAAACTCAGGTGCTTATATTTCAGAAATCATTCGCGCTGGTATTAATGCGGTTGATAAAGGACAGATGGAAGCGGCACAAGCGCTAGGTATTCCATATGCAAAAATGATGAAAGATATTATTATTCCACAAGCCGTAAAAAATATTTTACCATCTTTAGTAAATGAGTTTATTACATTAAATAAAGAAACAGCTGTTGTCACGGTTATTAGTGCGCTTGATATTATGCGCCGTGCTTACATTGTAGGTGGTTCAACATATCGCTATCTTGAGCCTTTACTATTTGCAGGTGTGATCTACTACATTATGACGCTAGTATTAACGTTCCTTGGTAAACGAATTGAGAAAGGAATGAGAAAAAGTGATTAA
- a CDS encoding amino acid ABC transporter ATP-binding protein, which translates to MIKIEDLHKSYGQNEVLKGISTEVKEKEVIAIIGPSGSGKSTFLRCLNLLEEPTSGKITIAGDVLTDKGTNIMKIREEVGMVFQHFHLFPHKTVLENLTYAPINVKGVDKSAAIKKAEDLLTKVGLFEKRNEYPNRLSGGQKQRVAIARALAMDPKVILFDEPTSALDPEMVKEVLAVMKNLADTGMTMLIVTHEMGFAREVADRILFLDGGKLIEDASPEEFFTAPSTQRAKDFLEKVL; encoded by the coding sequence GTGATTAAAATTGAAGATTTACACAAATCATATGGACAAAATGAAGTACTCAAAGGTATTTCAACAGAAGTTAAAGAAAAAGAAGTAATCGCCATTATTGGACCATCAGGATCTGGTAAATCAACATTCCTGCGCTGCTTAAATTTATTAGAAGAGCCAACGAGCGGAAAGATTACAATTGCGGGCGACGTTCTAACGGACAAAGGGACAAATATTATGAAGATCCGTGAAGAAGTCGGCATGGTATTTCAGCATTTTCATCTTTTTCCTCATAAAACGGTACTTGAAAATTTAACATATGCACCGATTAATGTGAAAGGAGTGGATAAGTCAGCGGCTATCAAAAAGGCAGAAGATTTATTAACGAAAGTAGGCCTATTTGAAAAGCGCAATGAATATCCAAACCGTCTATCGGGAGGACAGAAACAACGTGTTGCTATTGCTCGAGCACTAGCAATGGATCCAAAAGTAATTTTATTTGACGAGCCTACTTCAGCTCTTGACCCTGAAATGGTAAAAGAGGTATTAGCCGTTATGAAAAATCTTGCTGACACTGGGATGACGATGTTAATCGTAACGCATGAGATGGGCTTTGCACGTGAAGTGGCTGACCGTATACTATTCCTTGATGGCGGAAAATTAATTGAGGATGCATCACCAGAGGAATTTTTTACAGCACCGTCAACACAACGTGCGAAAGATTTCTTAGAAAAAGTACTATAA